In Lentimicrobium sp. L6, a genomic segment contains:
- the rnc gene encoding ribonuclease III → MIGQFIKRIKIHISTDKEFYHSIKNIFGFYPGNIFLYKLALRHRSVAKEITEGVKISNERLEYLGDAILGAIVADYLFKKYPIKDEGFLTDMRSKIVSRASLNKLSQKLGIDKLIQVDKDNNKHFRSINGDAFEAMVGALFLDKGYDFTHHIMINRVIAVHFDLEELVKAEMNHKSTLLEYCQKKKMELEYNVIQEIGTGYRKQFEVEAIINGKSMSKARDYSIKGAEKLAAEKAYTKLNPAKSNPEH, encoded by the coding sequence ATCAAGATACATATTTCGACTGATAAAGAATTTTATCATTCTATAAAAAATATTTTCGGGTTTTATCCCGGAAATATTTTTTTGTATAAACTAGCTTTACGTCACCGCTCTGTTGCTAAAGAAATAACTGAAGGCGTAAAGATCAGTAATGAAAGGTTAGAATACCTTGGTGACGCCATACTCGGCGCCATAGTAGCAGACTACTTGTTTAAAAAATATCCGATTAAAGATGAGGGCTTCTTAACAGATATGCGCTCAAAAATCGTGAGTAGAGCCAGTTTGAATAAACTTTCTCAGAAGCTTGGGATAGACAAGTTAATTCAAGTAGACAAAGACAATAACAAACACTTCCGCTCTATCAATGGTGATGCATTTGAAGCCATGGTTGGGGCTTTATTCTTAGACAAGGGATACGATTTCACCCACCATATCATGATCAACAGAGTGATAGCCGTCCACTTTGATTTGGAGGAATTAGTTAAAGCGGAAATGAATCACAAAAGTACCCTTTTAGAATATTGTCAAAAGAAAAAGATGGAATTGGAATACAATGTCATTCAAGAAATAGGTACTGGCTACAGAAAGCAGTTTGAGGTAGAAGCCATTATTAATGGTAAATCCATGTCAAAAGCCAGAGACTACTCCATTAAAGGTGCTGAAAAACTGGCTGCTGAAAAAGCGTACACAAAGCTGAATCCGGCTAAATCTAATCCAGAGCATTAA